A single window of Helicobacter pylori NCTC 11637 = CCUG 17874 = ATCC 43504 = JCM 12093 DNA harbors:
- a CDS encoding DUF262 domain-containing protein, which yields MELLNLDGVIEKGMFEIPSYQRGYAWQIRQLKDFWNDLEHVSKLGDKFHYMHSLTLRESENELESSAFEIIDCQQRLATSLILLGLLAKTTQNKDPKYSLINLEPILSYRYYGLSEAFRAIIEEEKDLKAFKTSFYAKNLIEAYEFFKEKISDTPMETLEKMFDALIKKMLFSVVGLNDNRIDPFSSFETINNRGKDLSTLELLKNRLHFVAHKICNGQKLETLQKEINNTYTIIYYDLRSFEDDHLESFLKHFVAYYYGENSKFKERLLNTAFDAHKKYTHNTPFSDEYDKIDELLFYLSYSSKVWNFLHTLDDEELRIEITPKTRGLLDKMRRLNALRDNAFLPLLLSLLTIQLVGRSANEQPYTTQELEGLLEYLERFGFLVYGVAGRDTAKNEWIELAFIAFRAYRYGEENIAIEDLPTLEKSFFKGKYSGLELLEESILSKKNAEKWYKWDKALNYLLYEYELYHNPETTLNFDGSIESIEYILPQKPDQGYSAKEKDWAKNPNIVHALGNLLLILKNANSSLSNKPFEEKRKEYLKGSYSEKEVAKNASFGVAQIKERSEKLLDFLIARYRIAELVGESALKAFKNALLKDIE from the coding sequence ATGGAATTGTTAAATTTAGACGGAGTGATTGAAAAAGGCATGTTTGAAATCCCTAGCTATCAAAGGGGGTATGCATGGCAAATAAGGCAATTAAAGGATTTTTGGAACGATTTAGAGCATGTGTCCAAACTGGGAGATAAATTCCATTACATGCATAGCTTAACCTTAAGAGAGTCTGAAAATGAGCTTGAAAGCAGTGCTTTTGAAATCATAGACTGCCAACAACGATTGGCTACAAGCCTGATTTTACTGGGCCTTTTAGCCAAAACCACCCAAAACAAAGACCCAAAGTATTCTTTAATCAACCTTGAACCCATTTTATCCTATAGGTATTATGGTTTGAGTGAAGCTTTTAGGGCGATCATTGAAGAAGAAAAAGATTTAAAAGCGTTCAAAACTTCTTTTTACGCTAAAAATCTTATTGAGGCTTACGAATTCTTTAAAGAAAAAATCAGCGATACGCCTATGGAAACGCTTGAAAAAATGTTTGATGCCCTTATAAAGAAAATGCTTTTTAGCGTGGTGGGATTGAACGATAACCGAATCGATCCGTTCAGTTCTTTTGAAACGATTAACAATCGTGGCAAGGATCTATCCACTTTAGAATTGTTAAAAAACCGCTTGCATTTTGTGGCGCACAAGATTTGTAATGGACAAAAATTAGAAACACTTCAAAAAGAGATCAATAATACCTACACGATCATTTATTACGATTTGAGATCCTTTGAAGACGATCATTTAGAAAGTTTTTTAAAGCATTTTGTGGCGTATTATTATGGCGAGAATAGCAAGTTTAAAGAGAGATTATTGAATACAGCGTTTGACGCTCATAAAAAATATACCCATAATACACCCTTTAGCGATGAATATGACAAAATAGACGAGCTGTTATTTTATCTGTCTTATTCTTCTAAAGTTTGGAATTTCTTGCACACGCTTGATGATGAAGAGCTTAGGATTGAAATCACGCCTAAAACGCGCGGCTTGTTAGACAAAATGCGGCGCTTAAACGCTTTGAGAGATAACGCTTTTCTTCCCTTATTGCTCTCTCTTTTAACCATACAGCTTGTTGGAAGAAGCGCTAATGAACAGCCTTATACCACCCAAGAATTAGAGGGTTTATTAGAGTATTTAGAGCGTTTCGGGTTTTTAGTCTATGGGGTTGCTGGTAGGGATACAGCTAAAAATGAATGGATTGAATTGGCTTTTATAGCGTTCAGAGCGTATAGATATGGGGAAGAAAATATCGCCATTGAAGATCTTCCAACGCTAGAAAAGAGTTTTTTCAAGGGCAAGTATAGCGGCTTGGAATTGCTTGAAGAGAGTATCCTTTCTAAAAAGAATGCTGAAAAATGGTATAAATGGGACAAGGCATTGAATTACTTGCTGTATGAATACGAGCTATACCATAACCCTGAAACGACTTTGAATTTTGATGGCAGTATAGAAAGCATTGAGTATATCCTGCCTCAAAAACCCGATCAAGGCTATAGCGCTAAAGAAAAAGATTGGGCCAAAAACCCTAACATCGTGCATGCCTTAGGGAACTTGCTCTTAATCCTTAAAAACGCTAACAGCTCTTTAAGCAACAAGCCTTTTGAGGAAAAAAGAAAAGAATACCTTAAAGGCTCTTATAGCGAAAAAGAAGTGGCTAAAAACGCTTCTTTTGGGGTCGCGCAAATCAAAGAAAGAAGCGAAAAATTATTAGACTTTTTAATCGCGCGTTATCGTATCGCTGAATTGGTGGGTGAAAGTGCGCTTAAAGCTTTTAAAAACGCTCTTTTAAAGGACATTGAATGA
- the queF gene encoding preQ(1) synthase, producing MTPELNLKSLGAKTPYIFEYNSQLLEAFPNPNPNLDPLITLECKEFTSLCPITSQPDFGTIYIRYIPKNKMVESKSLKLYLFSYRNHGSFHESCINTILLDLIQLLEPKYLEVYGDFVSRGGIAIKPFVNYAIKEYQEFKEKRLLNAK from the coding sequence ATGACCCCTGAACTAAACCTCAAATCCTTAGGCGCTAAAACGCCCTATATTTTTGAATACAACAGCCAGCTATTAGAAGCTTTCCCTAACCCAAACCCCAATTTAGACCCCTTAATCACGCTAGAGTGCAAGGAATTTACAAGCCTTTGCCCCATCACTTCTCAGCCGGATTTTGGCACTATCTACATCCGCTATATCCCTAAAAATAAAATGGTAGAAAGCAAGTCTCTCAAACTCTATTTATTCAGTTACAGAAACCATGGGAGTTTTCATGAGAGCTGTATCAATACGATATTACTGGATTTAATCCAATTGCTAGAACCAAAGTATTTGGAAGTGTATGGGGATTTTGTCTCTAGGGGCGGGATTGCGATCAAACCCTTTGTGAATTATGCGATCAAAGAATACCAGGAATTTAAAGAAAAACGCCTTTTGAATGCGAAATAA
- the rsfS gene encoding ribosome silencing factor, translating into MNKRIETITALLDEKKAFDITHIDLSKTPYLVEDVIIATTLANKHALSLLDALKNTLKPLGEVFYQIDESNEEWIILDLGDLMIHLFTEECRKKFDLEGFLNAYKRELPYQNA; encoded by the coding sequence ATGAACAAACGCATAGAAACGATTACGGCTTTATTAGATGAAAAAAAGGCTTTTGATATTACGCATATTGATTTGTCTAAAACCCCCTATTTGGTAGAAGATGTCATTATCGCCACCACGCTAGCGAATAAGCATGCCCTTTCTTTATTAGATGCGCTTAAAAACACTCTTAAACCTTTAGGGGAAGTCTTTTACCAGATAGATGAGTCTAATGAAGAGTGGATCATTTTGGATTTAGGGGATTTGATGATCCATCTTTTCACCGAAGAATGCCGTAAAAAATTTGACTTAGAAGGGTTTTTGAACGCTTATAAAAGGGAGCTTCCTTATCAAAACGCCTAA